One Romeriopsis navalis LEGE 11480 genomic region harbors:
- a CDS encoding NUDIX domain-containing protein, with protein MQFHYLTRAVIKISQKLLLAREIGANYTFLPGVHIELGESAKNALIRELVEELGAVAQINEFLGAVEHTWPSDCPANHEINLLFAAQLEQVTSNAAPRSCESHLEFLWADLTDLTQYNLQPSPVIDLLNFPQTNWGSSFE; from the coding sequence ATGCAATTTCACTACCTCACCCGCGCTGTAATTAAAATCAGCCAAAAGCTTCTCCTTGCACGAGAAATCGGGGCAAACTACACTTTTCTACCTGGCGTCCATATTGAACTCGGCGAAAGTGCCAAAAATGCCCTTATAAGAGAACTTGTGGAAGAACTCGGTGCAGTGGCTCAAATAAATGAATTTCTCGGAGCCGTCGAACACACCTGGCCCAGTGATTGCCCAGCTAACCACGAAATAAATCTACTCTTCGCCGCCCAGCTTGAACAAGTCACGTCTAATGCTGCACCACGATCGTGCGAAAGCCATCTAGAATTCCTCTGGGCTGATCTCACCGATCTCACCCAGTACAACCTCCAGCCCTCACCAGTCATTGATTTACTCAATTTCCCCCAGACCAATTGGGGCAGCTCCTTTGAATAG